A stretch of the Streptomyces sp. WMMB303 genome encodes the following:
- a CDS encoding ABC transporter permease, whose amino-acid sequence MRAFLNLSLAMTRGLARDRAAVFFTLIFPLMFLMLFGALFKDQGVGKSDIVQVGSVKVLDGLPDKERAGLRDVLEIEKTDGSAAARREALEKVRKGDADAAVFQRDGKVELRYSAADQVRSGTVRGVLNSIVQQANQRATGQPPAFALQTGTVEDETTKPIQYLTPGLLGWAVAMGGVFGSAFNLVSWRRKRILRRLWLAPISARSVVGARIGVNLMTAFAQTAIFLAVASLPYYGLKLTGDWWLCLPLVVCGTLAFMSIGLLVGSFAKTEEAANGMAQLIILPMAFLSGAFFPLDNAPGWIRAVSEFLPLKHLASAMQDVLTRGESWGTALPVMGGLLLFAAVLTAIAARVFRWDAA is encoded by the coding sequence GTGAGAGCGTTCCTCAATCTGTCGCTGGCGATGACACGCGGGCTGGCCCGCGACCGCGCGGCGGTCTTCTTCACACTGATCTTCCCGCTGATGTTCCTGATGCTCTTCGGCGCGCTCTTCAAGGACCAGGGGGTCGGCAAGTCCGACATCGTGCAGGTCGGCAGCGTCAAGGTGCTCGACGGCCTGCCCGACAAGGAGCGCGCCGGGCTGCGGGACGTCCTGGAGATCGAGAAGACGGACGGTTCGGCCGCGGCCCGCCGCGAGGCCCTGGAGAAGGTCCGCAAGGGCGACGCCGACGCCGCCGTCTTCCAGCGGGACGGCAAGGTGGAGCTGCGCTACTCGGCGGCCGACCAGGTGCGCTCGGGCACCGTACGGGGCGTGCTCAACAGCATCGTCCAGCAGGCCAACCAGCGTGCGACCGGGCAGCCGCCCGCCTTCGCGCTGCAGACCGGCACCGTGGAGGACGAGACCACCAAACCGATCCAGTACCTCACGCCGGGGCTGCTGGGCTGGGCGGTGGCGATGGGCGGTGTCTTCGGCTCCGCCTTCAACCTGGTGAGCTGGCGCCGGAAGCGCATCCTGCGCCGTCTGTGGCTCGCCCCGATCAGTGCGCGCAGCGTGGTCGGCGCCCGGATCGGCGTGAACCTGATGACCGCCTTCGCGCAGACCGCGATCTTCCTGGCGGTCGCCTCGTTGCCCTACTACGGGCTGAAACTCACCGGCGACTGGTGGCTGTGCCTGCCACTGGTGGTCTGCGGCACGCTGGCGTTCATGTCCATCGGACTGCTGGTCGGCTCGTTCGCCAAGACCGAGGAGGCGGCCAACGGGATGGCGCAGCTGATCATCCTCCCCATGGCGTTCCTCTCCGGCGCCTTCTTCCCACTGGACAACGCACCGGGATGGATCCGCGCGGTCAGCGAGTTCCTGCCGCTCAAGCACCTGGCCTCGGCCATGCAGGACGTCCTCACCCGTGGGGAGAGCTGGGGCACCGCGCTGCCCGTCATGGGCGGACTGCTGCTGTTCGCCGCGGTGCTGACGGCGATCGCCGCCCGGGTCTTCCGCTGGGACGCCGCCTGA